The Urbifossiella limnaea nucleotide sequence ACCAGTTCCTGTGGCAGGAGCGCGGCGACCCCGGCGAGATCGCCGGATTCTGCTCGACGACCTACGGCGTGACGTTCCCGCTGTTCGAGAAGGTGAAGGTGAACGGCCCCGGCACCCACCAGCTGTTCCGTCATCTGAAGGCCGCCCGCCGCGGGTTATTGTGGACGAAGGCGATCAAGTGGAACTTCACCAAGTTCCTCGTGAGCCGTGACGGCGAGGTGGTAGCGCGCTACGGCACGTCCACGAAGCCGGAGAAGCTGGTGGGGGCGATCGAGAAGCTGTTGGCGTGACACCGGAGGGAACCGTGTCGGTGGTGGCCCGTCATTTGAACTGCGGCTGGCTCCACGCCCCCCCGAACCCGCGGGCGTCGTGCCACTGCCTGCTGCTCGAAGCGCCCACCGGCCTGGCGCTGATCGACACCGGGGTCGGCCTCCACGACGTGCGCGACCCGGAGGGACGCATCGGCCGCGAACTCATCGAGCTGGTCGGCTTCCAGTTCCGCGAGGAAGACACGGCGCTCCGCCAGGTGGAACGGCTCGGCTTCCGGGCCGACGACGTGCGCGACATCGTGCTGACGCACGCCGACCCAGACCATGCCGGAGGGCTCGCCGACTTTCCCTTCGCCCGCGTCCACCTCGCCGCGGAAGAGCTCGACGCCCTGAGTGCCGGAAACGCTCGGTACCTCCCGGCGCAGTTCGCCCACGAGCCGCGCTGGGAGCCGCACGCTCACTCCGGCATGACGTGGTTCGGCTTACCCGCCCGGCCGCTGAACCTGGGGGCGGAGGTGCTGCTCGTCCCACTGTTCGGCCACACGAGTGGGCACTGCGGCGTCGCGGTCCGAACCGGTGGGCGGTGGCTGCTCCACGCCGGGGACGCGTACTACCTCCGCGTCGAGTTGGAGCGAGACGATCACCCGGTGTCGGCGCTCGCGGCCGCGCGGGCCGAGGACGACGTCGCGCGGCGGCGCGCAGTAGCGGCGTTGCGCCGCCTGACGCGCGACCATGCATTGGAGCTCGACGTCATCGGCTACCACGACGTGGGCGAGTTCCCGCCCGGGTGGGTTCAGCCGTGACGCCGCTCTACCGTGACTCGCGTTACACCTTCCGCTTCGCCGACGACCGCCGCATCGACCGCGTCCGCGTCGAGGGCGTGCCCTCGGGCAGCCGCGTCACCGTCTACCGGCTGGTCGGCGAAGAACCGGGCGACGTGCTGACCCGCAGCCTTGCTGGTGCCGACGGGTGGGTCGAGTTGCCGGAGCCGATCTTGGTCCGGGCCGGTGACGGGTTTGTCGCTGTCGCCGGCGCGCTGATCCGCGACGAGACGCCGGCGGACGAGCCCGCGGTCCGCGCCGTCGTCCGCGCGGCGTTCGGTCGAGGCGACGAGGCGGACCTCGTGGACTCACTCCGCTCCGGCGGGTACGTCCGCGCGGCCTTCGTGGCGGAACTCGACGGCGAAGTGGTGGGCTACGT carries:
- a CDS encoding MBL fold metallo-hydrolase, producing MSVVARHLNCGWLHAPPNPRASCHCLLLEAPTGLALIDTGVGLHDVRDPEGRIGRELIELVGFQFREEDTALRQVERLGFRADDVRDIVLTHADPDHAGGLADFPFARVHLAAEELDALSAGNARYLPAQFAHEPRWEPHAHSGMTWFGLPARPLNLGAEVLLVPLFGHTSGHCGVAVRTGGRWLLHAGDAYYLRVELERDDHPVSALAAARAEDDVARRRAVAALRRLTRDHALELDVIGYHDVGEFPPGWVQP
- a CDS encoding GNAT family N-acetyltransferase, with translation MTPLYRDSRYTFRFADDRRIDRVRVEGVPSGSRVTVYRLVGEEPGDVLTRSLAGADGWVELPEPILVRAGDGFVAVAGALIRDETPADEPAVRAVVRAAFGRGDEADLVDSLRSGGYVRAAFVAELDGEVVGYVLFTRLPVESATGVIEALALAPMAVAPGRQRQGVGADLLRAALDACRGRGHRAVVVLGHADYYPRFGFSAALAERLRSPFPGPHFMALELVPGALAGFEGQVFYAPPFGVG
- a CDS encoding glutathione peroxidase, which encodes MPDDNIYDIPVTALDGTPGTLAPYRGHVMLVVNVASKCGFTPQYAGLEELYRRYKDRGFVVLGFPCNQFLWQERGDPGEIAGFCSTTYGVTFPLFEKVKVNGPGTHQLFRHLKAARRGLLWTKAIKWNFTKFLVSRDGEVVARYGTSTKPEKLVGAIEKLLA